From one Mytilus edulis chromosome 1, xbMytEdul2.2, whole genome shotgun sequence genomic stretch:
- the LOC139529772 gene encoding uncharacterized protein gives MKTDTMSTMQWKKQWIVAIGIVVTVFLIYLFVSVGSSNNKFTTEWPQETEKEHNQQYRFWPSFKVDTQHNEKWLKSTCLKSEDDLSLDGIMETQKKWSQSQDSECRRVYTMFTSIFTITSHPARVVIPDTFAVKVRKWLGNKEELFQSVKKQTVMFIYNEYTREQNVYNPLREKRPMGVPPRPETEYVEELVQKTQPSCDFCKYKLNTAEDTFGRVESEHSFTAANTFKLDSWHTLILLKKHHPLNWTYVEYRDLMSTAQKWLDKAYQQNSRYKYPMFVWDLLPHAGASQVHPHVHGFLDADRYQGAVENWRVGADEYNEDFPTQNYFSDFVSVHMSLGLAVQYGDAVAIASILPKKDNEVIVLGQRPSEDFFKLQYFVYRAFIEDMKKLCFSSGFALPSLDEAAGEGKIPAYVRAITRGAVEEIRSDISSLELFTSQNANTDPYKVIKFIKESIKKRS, from the exons ATGAAGACAGACACTATGTCTACAATGCAGTGGAAGAAACAGTGGATTGTTGCTATTGGTATTGTAGTAACTGTGTTCCTGATCTACTTGTTTGTTTCTGTAGGCTCGTCCAACAATAAATTCACAACAGAATGGCCACAGGAAACAGAAAAGGAACATAATCAGCAGTATCGTTTCTGGCCCTCTTTCAAGGTTGATACTCAACATAATGAG AAATGGCTTAAATCCACATGTCTCAAGTCTGAAGATGATTTATCCCTTGATGGAATTATGGAAACTCAGAAAAAATGGAGTCAAAGTCAAGATTCTGAATGCAG GAGAGTGTACACAATGTTTACATCTATATTTACCATAACATCACATCCTGCAAGGGTAGTTATTCCAGATACATTTGCTGTTAAAGTTAGAAAATGGTTGGGAAACAAAGAAGAATTGTTTCAGTCTGTAAAAAAACAA aCAGTAATGTTTATCTACAATGAGTACACTAGAGAACAGAACGTATATAATCCACTGAGAGAGAAGAGACCAATGGGTGTTCCACCTAGACCCGAAACAGAATA tgtaGAAGAACTAGTACAGAAAACTCAACCATCCTGTGACTTCTGTAAATACAAATT AAATACAGCAGAGGACACATTTGGCCGTGTAGAATCAGAACATTCCTTCACAGCAGCTAACACTTTTAAACTAGACTCCTGGCATACATtgattttgttaaagaaacatcATCCACTAAATTGGACCTATGTAGAATACAGAGATCTCATGAGCACAGCACAAAAATG GTTAGATAAGGCATATCAACAAAATTCAAGATACAAATATCCCATGTTTGTATGGGACCTTCTGCCTCATGCAGGAGCTAGTCAAGTTCACCCACATGTACATGGATTTTTAGATGCAGACAGATATCAAG GTGCTGTAGAGAATTGGAGAGTAGGAGCTGATGAGTATAATGAAGATTTTCCTACTCAGAATTATTTCTCCGATTTTGTATCGGTACATATGTCCTTAGGATTAGCTGTACAATATGGTGATGCAGTAGCTATTGCTAGTATT TTACCAAAAAAAGACAATGAAGTTATAGTATTAGGTCAAAGACCATCAGAAGATTTTTTCAAATTACAGTATTTTGTTTACAGAG CTTTCATAGAAGATATGAAAAAGCTGTGTTTTAGTTCAGGTTTTGCTTTGCCTAGTCTG gatgAGGCAGCTGGGGAAGGTAAAATTCCAGCTTATGTTAGAGCTATAACCAGAGGTGCAGTAGAGGAAATTAGATCTGATATAAGTTCATTAGAATTATTTACT tcaCAAAATGCCAATACAGATCCATATAAAGTCATCAAGTTCATAAAAGAATCAATAAAGAAAAGATCCTGA